One Papaver somniferum cultivar HN1 unplaced genomic scaffold, ASM357369v1 unplaced-scaffold_76, whole genome shotgun sequence genomic window carries:
- the LOC113344348 gene encoding uncharacterized protein LOC113344348 — translation MRKNIYTSSNPNNSDIDEALKDVKPIISDDINSRLVDIPTIEEINATINEMAPWKSPGPDGFPAGFFRDNWKEISKEVIDHKNAKNGFMTINLDLSKAFDRLEWSFILPVFKKLGFYDEWCQIIEQCISTVSYSILVNGSPGEVFFPTRGIRQGDCLSPYIFIICMEVLSQLILKGEALNLIQGFKIRKDSPYISHLFFADDCMLFSKAFLMYARNLMKIINVFAKASSQAINFEKSGFFTSSKMHHKHKKLLSKDLGMKFMSSSEKYLGTPLFVNRDKTKSFQFLIDKFYSRLGNTKKSSLNVAGRTVVTKHVLSSLAVYHMSCFPFPKKITYKIDSIQRIFWWSKKDPKRAAYFRSWGDIGKDKRCGGLGVRSTYATNRVFIAKLGWRIIQNPDLLISKFLKDKYFINHNLLEIDNAADSNSWIWKGIVNSLIFLRSNIVFKINDGNDTRIWDSVWLPGTSSPPVSLNPNYDEFNLVSELIDKQSGTWNIDLSNSMFEPEYVVRIRTIKINLLLKDQIMWAHMKDGSSTIKFAYRVYQNEVSNGEEALFRKKVWNLNCLPKIKFFMWKIFAHMLPVNALLKNYNPAIDESCHLCNADVETVTHLFFHCPVATHIWFGLSLQRLVSLNLDWPEDFFLEWFDDRLGQSPFVVDWPSLGAIIMWCIWKFRCDVVFSRIAINMDKIILDTKRMVNTYIVIPKKVQKASIEVKIPIDLVDHCLFIDGSFKDFNATALYLTISWAMEINLSKVLFINDCLQVVNFVNGSGVSIEWRCKDILLDCKSLLLSWNNFKVSKNKLAHKLARRARKYCLKNVWVSFPSFLNNVVRKEPILNVCNSLLS, via the exons aTGAGAAAG AACATATATACTTCTTCGAACCCTAATAATTCTGATATTGATGAGGCTCTAAAAGATGTAAAGCCTATCATTTCAGATGATATAAATTCTCGTTTAGTAGATATTCCTACTATTGAGGAAATCAATGCTACTATTAATGAAATGGCTCCATGGAAATCACCGGGTCCTGACGGTTTTCCTGCTGGCTTCTTCAGAGATAATTGGAAAGAAATTTCTAAGGAAGTTATTGATCAT aaaaatgctAAAAATGGTTTTATGACTATAAATCTTGACCTTTCCAAAGCTTTCGATAGGCTGGAGTGGTCTTTTATTCTTCCAGTCTTTAAAAAACTAGGTTTCTACGATGAGTGGTGTCAGATTATTGAACAATGCATTAGTACGGTGTCTTATTCAATTCTGGTTAATGGTTCTCCTGGTGAGGTCTTTTTCCCTACTAGGGGTATTAGACAAGGAGATTGTCTTTCACCATACATTTTCATTATCTGCATGGAAGTTTTATCTCAACTCATCTTGAAAGGTGAAGCTCTTAatcttattcaaggtttcaaaatTCGAAAAGATAGTCCTTATATATCTCATTTATTCTTCGCTGATGATTGTATGTTGTTTTCAAAAGCTTTTTTAATGTATGCTAGAAATTTGATGAAAATTATCAATGTTTTTGCTAAGGCCTCTAGTCAGGCTATCAATTTTGAAAAGTCTGGTTTTTTTACTAGTTCTAAAATgcaccataagcataagaaacttctttcaaaagaTTTAGGGATGAAATTTATGAGTTCTTCTGAAAAATACTTAGGTACCCCTCTTTTTGTTAATAGAGATAAAACCAAATCTTTTCAATTCTTAATAGATAAATTTTACTCTAGATTAGGAAACACAAAGAAATCTAGTCTAAATGTTGCTGGTAGAACTGTTGTAACAAAGCATGTGTTATCTAGTCTTGCAGTTTATCATATGTCATGTTTTCCTTTTCCTAAGAAGATCACTTATAAAATTGATTCTATTCAAAGAATTTTCTGGTGGTCTAAGAAAGACCCTAAACGTGCGGCTTATTTTCGTTCTTGGGGTGATATTGGGAAAGATAAAAGATGTGGTGGGCTTGGTGTTAGATCTACTTATGCTACTAACAGGGTGTTTATAGCAAAACTTGGTTGGAGAATTATTCAAAATCCTGATCTCTTAATTTCAAAGTTTTTAAAAGACAAGTACTTCATTAATCATAATTTGTTGGAAATTGATAATGCAGCGGATTCAaattcttggatttggaagggtATAGTGAATAGTCTAATTTTCTTAAGGTCTAATATAGTTTTTAAAATAAATGATGGTAATGATACAAGAATATGGGATTCTGTTTGGTTGCCTGgtacttcttctcctcctgttTCTCTTAATCCTAATTATGATGAATTTAATCTAGTTAGTGAACTTATTGATAAACAATCTGGTACTTGGAATATTGATCTTTCAAATTCAATGTTTGAGCCTGAATATGTTGTTAGGATTAGAACTATTAAGATTAATTTGCTTCTTAAAGATCAAATTATGTGGGCTCATATGAAAGATGGGTCTTCTACTATAAAATTTGCTTATAGAGTTTATCAAAATGAAGTTAGTAATGGTGAAGAAGCTTTGTTTAGGAAAAAGGTTTGGAACCTGAATTGTCTGCCGAAAATTAAATTTTTCATGTGGAAGATATTTGCTCATATGCTTCCAGTCAATGCTTTGTTAAAAAATTATAATCCTGCTATTGATGAATCCTGCCATCTTTGCAATGCTGATGTAGAAACTGTTACTCATTTGTTCTTCCATTGTCCTGTTGCTACTCATATTTGGTTTGGTTTATCGCTGCAACGTCTTGTTAGTCTTAACTTGGATTGGCCGGAAGATTTCTTTCTAGAATGGTTTGATGATAGATTAGGACAGtccccttttgttgttgattggccAAGTTTAGGCGCCATAATCATGTGGTGTATCTGGAAGTTTAGATGTGATGTAGTTTTCAGCAGAATTGCTATTAATATGGATAAAATTATTCTTGACACAAAAAGAATGGTTAATACTTATATTGTTATTCCTAAAAAGGTCCAGAAGGCTAGTATCGAAGTCAAAATTCCTATTGATCTGGTGGATCATTGTCTCTTTATTGATGGTTCTTTTAAGGATTTTAAT GCGACTGCTCTTTATCTTACTATCTCCTGGGCAATGGAGATCAATCTTTCCAAAGTCTTATTTATCAACGACTGTCTTCAAGTTGTGAATTTTGTTAACGGAAGCGGAGTTAGTATCGAGTGGAGATGCAAGGATATTTTGCTGGACTGCAAATCTTTACTCTTAAGTTGGAATAATTTTAAAGTTTCAAAAAACAAACTAGCACATAAGCTTGCACGCCGTGCTAGAAAGTATTGTCTTAAGAATGTTTGGGtctcttttccttcttttttgaacAATGTGGTCAGGAAAGAACCCATCTTGAATGTTTGTAACTCTCTTTTAAGTTAA